The region ATCCTTTCGGATCTCCACCCACATCCCTGCTTCTTCTTCCCGGATACGAGAGAGGGCGACGCCGCTTGCCGCAAGTTCGCGGCGGAGCGTCTCGGCAGTCGCCCACCCGCTCCGCCGGGCGATATCGCGGTCCCAGTCCGGGTTCCGCCGCCGCATCTCTGCAAAAATCGTCTTCCGGAGCGCAGCGGTCCCGAAGCTGCCGCCGACGAACGCAACGCCGCCGGGCCGGAGAACCCGCTCGATCTCCCGGAACGCACGCACCCGGTCTTCCCAGAAGTAGATGGAGCCGCGGCTGACAACGAGCGATGCGGTATTGTCCTTGACCGGCATGCGGTGGACGTCGGCGACGACCGGGTTTACTCGGTCCGCGCAGCCGTGTCCATCTGCGGTCTCCCGGGCGAACCGGGCCATCGCAGGGTCGGCGTCGAGCGCAATGACGGAGAGGCCGCTCTTCTCGGCGAGCGCGGCCGAGAGGAGGCCGGGGCCGCTCCCGAGGTCCATACAGATCCCGTCCCGTATCCCGGACCACGCGAGCACCTGCTCTGCGATGACGGGGTAGATCGGGGCAAAGACTTCCCGGGCAATCCGGGTGAAGCCCTCGGCGCTCTTCTTCATAACGATCTACGCGGTTTCGAGGGCTTCCATCTGCTGGAGGAGTTCGCCGGCGTAGCCGGAGAGCCGCTTTGCCGCGTCCGTGATTGCGAGAAGGGGTGACCGGCCGCCGATCGTGGTGACGATCAGTTCGGGGTCTGTGAACCGGAATGCCTGTTTACGCTGCGCAACGTCCACCTCGGGATCGTTGAGGAGTTCGTCGGCGAGCGCGTTGATATAAGTATTGCCTTCGCCTTCAAAGAGGATCCGGGCCTTGTCGTCAGTCAACTCCAGGAGTTTGAGTTTCATGGCCATACGCACCTTATGGTTGGTTCCGGGAGGGGTATATAAGTATTGTAGGGGGCGGGGACCCGTTCCAACTCCGCGTAATGCCGAACGCCACGCCGCGGGCCGCGATGGCCGGGAAGAGGCTCCAAAGGATTGGATGGAAGGAGATCCCGCCATCCCTACCGGATATCGAGGTCTCCGCGCGCCGAGGCGCTCTTGGAGTCCTCACTGCACGTGAGCTCCCAGTGGTACGTACCGGGACCCTCAGGCGTGAAGTCCACCGACAACGTTCCCTCCCAGTTGTTGTTGAAGATAGGGATGTCCCATATGGATTTTGTATCTACGGTGCCGTCCGGCCCCTCCAGCCTGAATTGGGCCGTCTGTCCGATTGCATCGTTGCCGTCCTTGTATTCGCAGTACACGACGATCCGGTAGGTTGTTCCCGAGATGTAGGGACCCATGTATATGCCGGGCGACGCGGTGCAGTCGGTGCCCCCGGTCTCGTCGATCAGGAGCCGGCCCCCGACAATGGTCAGGGTTTCCTCCGCGCCGACCGGGGCAACCGTCGTCGTGCAGAGAAGGAGCAGGCCGACGAGGGCGGCGGCACATGGTCCAAACCTATTTTTCTGTCTCATGTCTTCTCACCTTCGTTCACAAGTATCCCAGGAGATCGTGGAGTCGCGACGGTTATCCCTGATGGCGGATCTCGCTCCGGTAGCCCCCGGACATGCTGTGGAGCCGGAATCCGACGCTAATCGGACTCCCCGGCTTCCGTGGGATACCGAGAGCGGTATCGCCGATGGAGACGTCGGCGTTCCTCGCCATAACCTTTCTGTGCATACTCTTGAACCGTCACTGCAGTTCTAGGCCGACCCAATCCCTTGATCTACAGCGATATGCTTGATTTGTGAGTGGGACGGCCAATCTCCAGTCGAAATTGACCATGATCGCCATTTCACGGGCTTGAGGGCATACTCCTGCCTACAACCCATATATGTCCCATGGATATCGAAACCCAGTGATATCGCAGGCCTGCTTCCGGTGCGGCTCCCCGACCGGAGTGAAATGCGCGCAGCGGTGCGCCGGGGGCCGGATAGGCGCCACACCAAAATCGCCTATCGGTCGAACCTCACGGCAAAGGGTTTGATTCTACAACTCCCGCACGACCATGATCCGGTCCGAGGAAGAAACTCCTCCCAACCTCCCATCCCGCACCCTCCATCCAGACAACGATCGCCTCTGCCGGTATGGTTCGGTTGTTCAGGGCGGCCAGATGCATCTTGAGGCGCACCTTCTCCCCCGCCTGAAGGGTGAAGGAGTCCGGGACATAGGAGACGCATACATCATCGGGCAGCCCGTCGGTCCGAACGACCCTGACATCAACACCGGTATCGGCCTCCGAGGAGACGACGATCGGGAGGGTTGCCGATGCATTCGATCCCAGAATGAGTGTCGGCGCCCCCGGGCGGTCGGCCCTGACTTCCTCAAAGCCTGAGGAGTTCCCTGTATCGAACTCGAAGAGGAAAGGAGGAGCCCCTTCCTCTCCAGCAGGAGCGTTGATGATCGGTTTATCCAAGATGTCGGGCTGGAACGTGGGAGGGGTCGGTACCGGAGTCACGCTGTCAGGTCCTCCCTCGTTCGTACACCCGGCCATAAGAAGGAGACACCCCAGAATAGCAAGAGAGAGCAAAGGGGCCGATACTATCTTTTTAAGCCTGCTCCTTTCCTTTTTCATTGTCTCTTCACGCATCCTGCTACGGGAACGTACGAAGTCGTCCCGTGAACGAACGTGCTTGAGGGCCATCACGACCGTATCGTGCCCGGAGTTATCATACCCAAAGAAATTGGTGCAGTGCGGACACACCGGGGCGGCCTGCGCGCAGTGAATGAAGAGAGGGGCTCTGCACCGGATCTGCTGGAACATCCCTGCTCATACTGGCGATACTATTGTCATCGGGAGGGAATTTCTTCGGGACGCGTCAGCCGCAGAGGATACCATTACGGTGATCATAGGGCGTTAGAACTGCTCTTTTTTAGAAGAGAAGGTTTCGAGTTGGTGTTTGTCCCAGAAAAGGTATATCTCAAAACTGACCAGTGAACAATTGTAGGTGCCGCAAGCGGCGCCTGGCAACAGTGCGGAGGTTCACCCGGCCGGTTTGCCAAACGTCCGGGTGAACGTCCCACATGCCCGGAGGCAACGGGGACGCACACGTTTTGCATACTAAAATGTGTGCCTCTCCTGTCTTTAAGGGGCACTTGGAAGAAAGTAACTGGAAACACGAAGATGCGGGCACTCTCCATGTTCATGACAGTTACCCGGTGAATGCGGGTGTCATCCCGGCGGGCTATGGATTCCAATCATGGTTTGGGTGAAGAGATGAAGAATAAGCGGCTCACGGCAGCATTTGTTGTACTCATGCTGACGGTATCGGTCTTCCCGGGGTTTGCTTCCGCGGTCCTGGTTGCTGATGAGTGCGGCACCGATATCGAACAAGGAGAACGAACGAACAGCGTCGAGCTCCTGAAGGCCGGTTTGAACAAGCGAGAGCCCGTCACCATCACACTCGGAGGGCTTCCTTTCTCAAAGGGTGGACGGAACGCATCGTATTCCGACCTGGAGAACTTCACGGCCGCCACGTGGGGCCTGATACGGGAGCGCTACCTCTCTCCCAACGGGCCTGTCATCGGTTTCGGCTACGACGTCGATGGGTATCTCCGTGTGAGTCTCTGGAACGGCCCGTCTCCGCCGGAAAACGCCTCTTCCGTGGACTCATTGCACACGATGCTTGATGAACGGGCGAAGGAGATGGGAATCGAGAATATCCCGGTGAAGTTCATGGTATTCGCCTCTCCTCCGCGGTTGGTCCTTGATTGCGATCGGTTGAACCCCTCGGATCGTACCTCCTGCACGCAGCCTCCGGAGAACTGCCCGGAAAAAGTCACTTCCCTTGATGCATTGACCGTGGCGCTTCGCGATCCTGGGGTCATCGGGTTGCTGAAGAACAAGAGTATCGAGACGATCAGGTTCTCAAAGGGTACCTATGCCGACAGAAACATGAATTACACCCAGATGGTCTTCCGCACGGAGGACCCGGACCCCGACGACTGCACGACCGCTCCGACGATCATGGTTCAGGTTAACGAGTCGTGCGGGGTTTATGCCGCCTACGAGACCTACCCTTCGTATATTCCGGGCTACAGGGGAAGAGCCCGATGATCACCAGCAGAACGTCTCCATGTCGTATCCGGCATGCGGCATGTCCGGCGGGACCAGGTGGCTCATGTGAACGCACCGGTAGTCCCGTGGTCCGATGTCGCGGACGAACCTGACCGCCTCGGCGTAGTTCATGTGCTTGCTGATATTGTAGCCCTCGGGGGCGATGGCGTCCACGAAGAGGAGGTCGATATCGGTGCCGAGGAGGAGGTCTCGGCTCGCTTTCGGGATATCCTCCCGTGTGTCGGCGGTGTAGGCCACCGTGACGCCGTCGTGCTCGATCAGGAGCCCGCAGGTGTAGACCGGCGGGTGGTTCACCTCAAAAAACGTAAAGGTCACGCCGAAGAGGTCGAACGGCTCGTACACCGGGACCGGGTGCTTCTCGAACGGCAGAAAATGGAGATAGCCGGAGCAGTAGTCTGACACCGGCGGCGCCGCATAGGCCGGCGGCACCTTCTGCACCCGGTAGAACTCCCCAAACCCGATGAAGTGGTCGTAGTGGCCGTGCGACCAGAGGACCGCGTCGATATGGGGGGAGCAGGCCCGGAGGAGCTGCTGCCGCAGGTCCGGCGACGACTCAATAAGGATGTGCTTTCCCTCGGTCTCGATGAGGAGGGACGTCCGGAGCCTTGATCTCCCCGCCGCCGTCATCGCCCGGCAGTTCTCGCAGTCGCACCCCACCTTCGGCGTCCCGATGGCGTCGCCGGTCCCAAGCAGCGTTATCTGCATATCAGTATCCGGTGCCGCGGATGACGTTGCGCTCCTCGACCCTGAGGAGGCCCTGCTCGATGTCCGCCGGATCAAGATGGCGCCGGTCTTCCATCAGCGCCGACATCACCGCCTCTTTTATCATCATCCGGAGGTCGGAGCCCGAGAACCCCTCCGTCCGGGCGGCGAGGTCCGCGAAGTCGCAGTCGCAGTCGATGGTCGCGGCGATCTTCTCAAGGATCGCTTGGCGCATCGCTAGGTCCGGGAGCGGGAACTCCACCACCTCGTCGAACCGCCGCCACGCCGCCTCGTCGAGGATGCGGGGATGGTTCGTCGCCCCGATGAGGAGGACGCCGTTCTTGACGAAACTGATCTGGTCGATGTTCTTCAGAAGCATGTTCACCGCACGCTTCATTGCGCCGTGGTCGTCGCTGACCCGGGTCTTCGCGACGAAGTCGAACTCGTCGATGAAGAGGATGCAGGGGGCGAGTTTCTTTGCGAGGTCGAAGATTCGGTCGATATTCTTCGATGTCTCGCCCAAGTATTGCGAGGTGACCATCGCGAGACGGACCTCGAGCACCGGCATGTGAAGTTCCCGGGACATCGCGAGCGCAAGCGACGTCTTCCCGGTTCCGGGCGGGCCGACGAAGAGGAGCCTGCCGAACTCGTAGATCCCGTGCTGCTTCAAGTAGTCCCGGTGTTCGAGGGCGACGCCGATCTTTCTGATGATCTCCTCTTGCCGCGAGGTGCAGACCAGTTTTTCAAGCGAGAACTCGACCTCGCTCGGCGCGCTGATGATGATCAGGTCGCGCGCCTCCCGCATCTCCTCGTTCTCCCCGATGAGGCGGGAGACCTTCGCCTCCATGTATTCCTTCGTATCCTCAAACCTGGGGTTCTTCGCCCGGACGTCTTGGTACTTGACCGAAACGCCGTCCTTCCCCTCGAAATAACAGGCGAGGGCGGGGTTTCCCTCGACCCGGGAACCGCCGCCCTTCTTGAGGAACCATCCCGCCGCTGCGTCGAGCGAGGGCAGGCTCAGGCGCTGCCCGAACTCCTCGTAGCCGACGAACGGGTTCTGTCGGACAGCCTGGCAGACGCTATCGGGGCTGCCGAGCACCTTTTTGATCGCTCCCTCGCTCACGATCAGCGGGCGCTTCACCTCGGTGCTCCCGCCGCTCCCGACACCAAAGAACTCCCGGCAGCGCGGGCGAAGGTCGTTGATGCCGAGGTCCTGGTTCCGGTTGAAGATCTCCGCGGTGAGCAGGAGTTCCATGATGGCGAGGACGTCATGCGTACCCGTATCGGTGGTCATATCTATGAGCAGACATATTGGCGCGCGGCATCAATA is a window of Methanoculleus sp. 7T DNA encoding:
- a CDS encoding class I SAM-dependent methyltransferase; the encoded protein is MKKSAEGFTRIAREVFAPIYPVIAEQVLAWSGIRDGICMDLGSGPGLLSAALAEKSGLSVIALDADPAMARFARETADGHGCADRVNPVVADVHRMPVKDNTASLVVSRGSIYFWEDRVRAFREIERVLRPGGVAFVGGSFGTAALRKTIFAEMRRRNPDWDRDIARRSGWATAETLRRELAASGVALSRIREEEAGMWVEIRKDPTPI
- a CDS encoding DNA-directed RNA polymerase subunit L, which gives rise to MAMKLKLLELTDDKARILFEGEGNTYINALADELLNDPEVDVAQRKQAFRFTDPELIVTTIGGRSPLLAITDAAKRLSGYAGELLQQMEALETA
- a CDS encoding MBL fold metallo-hydrolase; this encodes MQITLLGTGDAIGTPKVGCDCENCRAMTAAGRSRLRTSLLIETEGKHILIESSPDLRQQLLRACSPHIDAVLWSHGHYDHFIGFGEFYRVQKVPPAYAAPPVSDYCSGYLHFLPFEKHPVPVYEPFDLFGVTFTFFEVNHPPVYTCGLLIEHDGVTVAYTADTREDIPKASRDLLLGTDIDLLFVDAIAPEGYNISKHMNYAEAVRFVRDIGPRDYRCVHMSHLVPPDMPHAGYDMETFCW
- a CDS encoding ATP-binding protein, whose protein sequence is MTTDTGTHDVLAIMELLLTAEIFNRNQDLGINDLRPRCREFFGVGSGGSTEVKRPLIVSEGAIKKVLGSPDSVCQAVRQNPFVGYEEFGQRLSLPSLDAAAGWFLKKGGGSRVEGNPALACYFEGKDGVSVKYQDVRAKNPRFEDTKEYMEAKVSRLIGENEEMREARDLIIISAPSEVEFSLEKLVCTSRQEEIIRKIGVALEHRDYLKQHGIYEFGRLLFVGPPGTGKTSLALAMSRELHMPVLEVRLAMVTSQYLGETSKNIDRIFDLAKKLAPCILFIDEFDFVAKTRVSDDHGAMKRAVNMLLKNIDQISFVKNGVLLIGATNHPRILDEAAWRRFDEVVEFPLPDLAMRQAILEKIAATIDCDCDFADLAARTEGFSGSDLRMMIKEAVMSALMEDRRHLDPADIEQGLLRVEERNVIRGTGY